The Pristis pectinata isolate sPriPec2 chromosome 28, sPriPec2.1.pri, whole genome shotgun sequence genome includes a window with the following:
- the LOC127583931 gene encoding cortexin domain-containing 1: MENATPEPVYVDVDKGLTLACFVFLCLFLIVMIVRCAKVIMDPYSGHPTSTWEEQHLDD; the protein is encoded by the coding sequence ATGGAGAATGCGACCCCTGAACCAGTTTATGTCGATGTGGACAAGGGATTGACATTGGCCTGCTTTGTCTTCCTGTGCCTCTTCCTAATTGTAATGATTGTCCGATGTGCTAAGGTGATAATGGACCCATACAGTGGCCATCCTACGTCCACTTGGGAAGAACAGCATCTAGACGATTGA